One window from the genome of Daphnia pulex isolate KAP4 chromosome 9, ASM2113471v1 encodes:
- the LOC124203096 gene encoding decapping and exoribonuclease protein-like, whose product MKRQYIDMKNGSIRDPRFRNNNNEKLRKNLSLIDIEEFDGNFPEFTRPKNVGSFSLDIHRNYVNDYSELRYLSMPPEASTSGSCKVNFDLKRGVSRVVEKDEESIRQKMLDDLLRWILQERKAEHKNIIDHEHPLRPLLVEFVCYRGLLTLLIATPYECQENWTILATRFQNSIYLWQLKESKKQNGSIAVQKEKSIWGFKFEQYLCASSPNGNPNPNEQVNTNAEFCCVLKTRIGGLPLLYGAEVDAVTKESQPPFLDLQNFVELKTNKHIGNEMQQAAFNRFKSMKWWAQSFIVGIPKIVVGYRDDDGIVSRLETMDVNQLRKQSTDCWKSNICMNFCLKFLKFVKECIPKDSTSNDHFLFEFDAMSRVISFRNELGETRSRNLLPSWYVESMQKSA is encoded by the exons ATGAAGCGCCAATACATAGATATGAAGAATGGATCAATTCGAGATCCAAGATTTAGGAATAATAACAACGAGAAACTTAGAAAGAATTTGAGCTTGATTGACATTGAAGAGTTCGACG GGAATTTCCCAGAGTTTACGAGGCCCAAGAACGTGGGTTCGTTTTCATTAGATATCCACAGAAATTATGTGAATGATTACTCGGAACTTAGGTATCTATCGATGCCCCCAGAAGCTTCAACATCTGGGAGCTGCAAGgtcaattttgatttgaaaagagGAGTATCAAGAGTTgttgaaaaagatgaagagtcCATCAGACAGAAGATGTTGGATGATCTGCTGAGATGGATCCTTCAAGAGCGAAAGGCAGAGCACAAGAATATCATTGATCATGAACATCCTCTCAGACCTTTGCTGGTTGAGTTTGTCTGTTATCGTGGACTACTCACTCTGCTGATTGCAACCCCATATGAATGCCAGGAGAATTGGACTATACTTGCTACCCGATTTCAAAACTCCATCTATTTATGGCAACTTAAGGAGAGTAAAAAGCAAAATGGCTCAATTGCCGtgcagaaagaaaagtccATCTGGGGATTCAAGTTTGAGCAATATCTCTGTGCCA GTTCTCCAAACGGAAACCCGAATCCCAACGAGCAGGTCAATACCAATGCCGAATTTTGCTGCGTTCTCAAAACGAGAATCGGTGGCCTCCCTCTTCTTTATGGAGCGGAAGTTGATGCCGTCACAAAAGAAAGCCAACCACCTTTCCTTGATCTCCAGAACTTTGTTGAACTCAAGACCAATAAACACATTGGAAATGAAATGCAACAGGCTGCTTTCAATCG GTTCAAATCAATGAAATGGTGGGCTCAATCCTTTATTGTCGGCATCCCTAAAATAGTCGTCGGCTACCGAGATGATGAT gGGATAGTTTCACGCCTAGAGACCATGGATGTGAATCAGCTGCGAAAACAATCCACC GACTGCTGGAAATCAAACATCTGTATGAACTTTTGCttaaagtttttgaaatttgtcaaGGAGTGCATACCAAAGGATTCGACTTCCAACGATCACTTTCTATTCGAATTTGATGCGATGTCACGTGTCATCTCTTTCCGCAACGAACTGGGTGAAACCAGAAGTCGGAATTTGCTCCCTTCTTGGTATGTGGAATCCATGCAGAAATCTGCATGA